The genomic DNA CGAGCGCCGTGTCGACGACGAGGCGCGCGTCGGCCGCGGCGACTCCCGGGATGCGTTCGATCCTGCGCCCGACGGACTCGGGCGCGCCGAGCACTTTCGTGTTGAAGTCGGCGAACTTGAGCTCGCTGTTCGCGCGTTCGATGGACGCGCCGAGGTCGTAGTAGCCGGTCAGGAACGTGACGTATGCCATGATGCCGATCGCGACGAGCGCGGCGAGCGACAGGAACTGCCCCTTGCGGGCCATGATGTCGCGCCACGCCTTGAGCAGCAGCATCCTCACGAGCGCCGTACCCCCGCTACCAGACCACGTCTTCGGGCTCGACCGGGTGCTCGTTCACGTCGATCTGCGTCACCGCGCCGTCCCGCAGGTGCAGCACCCGGTCGGCGACCGCGGCCATCGGCGAGTTGTGCGTGACGATGATGACCGTCTTGCCCTGCTCGCGGTTGACGTCGCGCAGTGCCTTGAGCACGAGCTTGCCCGTGCGGAAGTCGAGGTTGCCCGTGGGTTCGTCGCCGAGGATGAGCACCGGGTCCTTGGCGAGCGCGCGCGCCACGGCGACCCGCTGC from Actinomycetota bacterium includes the following:
- a CDS encoding ABC transporter permease, whose protein sequence is MRMLLLKAWRDIMARKGQFLSLAALVAIGIMAYVTFLTGYYDLGASIERANSELKFADFNTKVLGAPESVGRRIERIPGVAAADARLVVDTAL